TGCAACAAAGATTACAGTTCTATGGAATTGAAAAATGTAACCATTTTATACTTGAAGAGATTCCTTTGAAGGGTGATATCGACTCCGATGTAACAATAAGTTACAAAATGAAACCTGCCTATAAGGCAAGTGTTACAAAAGTTAACACAAAATAAGCTAATTTTATAAGTAAGCTTAGTCTGGAATATAATTGTTAGAAACTTTATGCTACAATCAATCTCATAATATCAAAATAGGGAGTTTCTATGGCTCAAAAAGCGATACGAGAATATGACGCGAAGTCGATTTTAGCAAAACATTGGAATAAGTACTTTCCAGACTTTACTTATGCATATGAAACAGTTATGGTTCAAAACGGTACTGAACTTACTGCTGCTGCAAAAGAAAAAGCTTGGTTAAATGAGAAACCACTAGTTGCAAAACCAGATATGTTATTTGGTAAACGTGGTAAAAATGGTTTAGTTTTATTTAAAGACCAAAAGCCAGGTGATGTATCTTTAGCAAAAGCTGCTTCATGGATAGATGAAAAATCTGGTGATAAACAAAGTGTATATTTCTCATTTGATGGTGATACTCCAACTGGTGATCCAAAAGTAGATTTTTTAACTCACTTTGTTGTTGAGCCATTTACTCCACACGATCAATCTGAAGAGTACTACATCTCTGCAACATGTGTTGGTGATGATGATGTTCTTTATATGTCAGCTGAAGGTGGTATGGAAGTTGAAGAAGGTTGGGATGAAAAAGTTACTGAAGTAGCGTTCCCTATTACTGCAACTGAAGAAGAGATAGCTGAAAAAATTGCTGCAAACGTTCCTGCAGATGTAAAAGCTGAAGATAAAGAAAACTTTGCAAAATTTGCAATCGGTTTTTTCAAAGCGTACCGTGAATTAAACTTTGCATACCTTGAAATCAACCCATTTGTAATGCAAGGGAACAAAATCGAGTTATTAGATATGGTTGCTAAACTTGATGATACAGCTGGATTCATGATGGTAGATGCATGGGGTGATGTTGAATACCCTACAGCATTCGGTATGGAAGAAAAATCTCCAGAAGTATTAGCTGTTGAAGAAGCTGATGCTAAAACTGGTGCATCTTTAAAACTTACATTACTTAAGCCTGAAGCTAGAATCTGGACTATGGTTGCCGGTGGTGGTGCTTCAGTTGTATATGCTGATACTATTGCTGATATGGCAGGTATTGATGACCTTGCTAACTATGGTGAATACTCTGGTGGTCCAACTACTGGTGAGACAAAATT
This window of the Sulfurimonas sp. hsl 1-7 genome carries:
- a CDS encoding ATP citrate lyase citrate-binding domain-containing protein; translated protein: MAQKAIREYDAKSILAKHWNKYFPDFTYAYETVMVQNGTELTAAAKEKAWLNEKPLVAKPDMLFGKRGKNGLVLFKDQKPGDVSLAKAASWIDEKSGDKQSVYFSFDGDTPTGDPKVDFLTHFVVEPFTPHDQSEEYYISATCVGDDDVLYMSAEGGMEVEEGWDEKVTEVAFPITATEEEIAEKIAANVPADVKAEDKENFAKFAIGFFKAYRELNFAYLEINPFVMQGNKIELLDMVAKLDDTAGFMMVDAWGDVEYPTAFGMEEKSPEVLAVEEADAKTGASLKLTLLKPEARIWTMVAGGGASVVYADTIADMAGIDDLANYGEYSGGPTTGETKFYAETLLDLMTREKDAQGRDKILIIGGAIANFTDVAKTFTGIIQAFEEYADKMKEVGIKIYVRRGGPNYEKGLKDIKEAADRLGLWIDVYGPETHVTDIVRMAVEA